From a single Myotis daubentonii chromosome 5, mMyoDau2.1, whole genome shotgun sequence genomic region:
- the LOC132234120 gene encoding olfactory receptor 7A17-like isoform X1, which produces MGPENDTLISEFLLLGLSEEPELQPLIFGLFLSMYLITVLGNLLIILAVSSDSHLHTPMYFFLSNLSLVDICFTSTTVPKMLWNIQTKSKAITFKGCITQLYFFLLFAGLDDFLLAVMAYDRYVAICHPLHYMVIMNPRLCGLLVLMSWIMAVLNSLAQSLIVLRLSFCTDLEIPHFFCELKEVVQLACSDTFLNNMVMYFITVLLAGGPLAGIIYSYSKIVSSIRAIPSAQGKYKAFSTCASHLLVVSLFYCTSIGMYLSSAAAHSSHSSAAASVMYTVVTPMLNPFIYSLRNKDIKRALKKFFVMAGTKGTSILR; this is translated from the coding sequence ATGGGACCTGAGAATGATACTCtgatttcagaatttcttcttctgggaTTATCAGAGGAACCAGAACTgcagcccctcatatttgggcttttcctctccatgtacctgatcactgtgttgggaaacctgctcatcatcctggctgtcagctcagactcccacctccacacacccatgtacttcttcctctccaacctgtccttggtagacatctgtttcacctccaccaccgTCCCAAAGATGCTGTGGAACATCCAGACAAAAAGCAAAGCCATCACGTTTAAAGGCTGCATCACACAGTTGtattttttcttactctttgcAGGACTGGATGACTTCCTTCTAGCCGTGATGGCCTATGACAggtatgtggccatctgccaccccctgcatTATATGGTCATCATGAACCCCCGTctctgtggactgctggttctgATGTCCTGGATTATGGCTGTCCTGAATTCCTTGGCACAAAGTTTAATAGTGTTGCGATTGTCCTTCTGTACAGACTTGGAAATCccccactttttctgtgaacttaAAGAGGTCGTCCAGCTTGCCTGTTCCGACACCTTTCTTAATAACATGGTGATGTATTTTATAACTGTGCTACTGGCTGGTGGCCCCCTTGCTGGTATCATTTACTCTTACTCAAAGATAGTGTCCTCCATACGTGCAATCCCATCAGCTCAGGGTAAGTATAAAGCATTTTCTACGTGTGCATCTCACCTCTTggttgtctccttattttattgTACAAGCATAGGAATgtatctcagctctgctgctgcccacagctcacactcaagtgcagcagcctcagtgatgtacaccgtggtcacacccatgctgaaccccttcatctacagtctcAGGAACAAGGATATAAAGAGGGCCCTGAAAAAATTCTTTGTGATGGCAGGTACAAAGGGGACAAGCATCTTGAGGTAA
- the LOC132234119 gene encoding olfactory receptor 7A17-like: MEPENDTLISEFLLLGLSEEPELQPLIFGIFLSMYLITVVGNLLIILAVSSDSHLHRPMYFFLSNLSLVDICFTSTTVPKMLWNIKTQSKAITFKGCITQLYFFLLFGGLDDFLLAVMAYDRYVAICHPLHYMVIMNPWLCGLLVLVSWITSALQSLLQSLMVLQLSFCTDLEIPHFFCELKEVVQLASSDTFLNNMVMYFIAVLLGVVPLAGVIYSYSKIVSSVRAIPSAQGKYKAFSTCASHLWVVSLFYGTGIGVYLSSADTHSSHSSAAASVMYTVVIPMLNPFIYSLRNKDIKRALKTFFGMAGTKGTSILR, from the coding sequence ATGGAACCTGAGAATGATACTCtgatttcagaatttcttcttctgggaTTATCAGAGGAACCAGAACTgcagcccctcatatttgggattttcctctccatgtacctgatcactgtggttggaaacctgctcatcatcctggctgtcagctcagactcccacctccacaggcccatgtacttcttcctctccaacctgtccttggtagacatctgtttcacctccaccaccgTCCCGAAGATGCTATGGAACATCAAGACACAAAGCAAAGCCATCACGTTTAAAGGCTGCATCACACAGTTGTATTTTTTCCTACTCTTTGGAGGACTGGATGACTTCCTGCTAGCCGTGATGGCCTATGACAggtatgtggccatctgccaccccctgcactatatggtcatcatgaacccctggctctgtggactgctggttctggtgtcctggatcacAAGTGCCCTGCAATCGTTGTTACAAAGTTTAATGGTGTTGCAATTGTCCTTCTGTACAGACTTGGAAATCccccactttttctgtgaactcaaaGAGGTGGTCCAACTTGCCAGTTCCGACACCTTTCTTAATAACATGGTGATGTATTTTATAGCTGTGCTACTGGGTGTTGTCCCCCTCGCTGGTGTCATTTACTCTTACTCAAAGATAGTGTCCTCCGTACGTGCAATCCCATCAGCTCAGGGGAAGTATAAGGCATTTTCTACCTGTGCGTCTCACCTCTGggttgtctccttattttatggaACAGGCATAGGAGTGTACCTAAGCTCTGCTGATACCCACAGCTCACACTCAAGTGCAGCAGCCTCAGTGATGTACACTGTGGTCatacccatgctgaaccccttcatctacagtctcAGGAACAAAGACATAAAGAGGGCCCTGAAAACATTCTTTGGGATGGCAGGTACGAAGGGGACAAGCATCTTGAGGTAA
- the LOC132234121 gene encoding olfactory receptor 7A17-like, which translates to MEPENDTLISEFLLLGLSEEPELQPLIFGLFLSMYLITVVGNLLIILAVSSDSHLHTPMYFFLSNLSLVDICFTSTTVPKMLWNIQTQRKAITFKGCITQLYFFLHFGGLDDFLLAVMAYDRYVAICHPLHYMVIMNPRLCGLLVLVSWITSALQSLLESLIVLQLSFCTDLEIPHFFCELKEVVQLASSDTFLNNMVMYFITVLLGGVPLAGIIYSYSKIVSSIHAIPSAQGKYKAFSTCVSHLLVVSLFYGTSIGVYLSSAAAQSSHSSAAASVMYTVVTPMLNPFIYSLRNKDIKRALKKFFVMAGTKGTSISR; encoded by the coding sequence ATGGAACCTGAGAATGATACTcttatttcagaatttcttcttctgggaTTATCAGAGGAACCAGAACTgcagcccctcatatttgggcttttcctctccatgtacctgatcactgtggttggaaacctgctcatcatcctggccgtcagctcagactcccacctccacacgcccatgtacttcttcctctccaacctgtccttggtagacatctgtttcacctccaccaccgTCCCGAAGATGCTATggaacatccagacacaaagaaaagCCATCACGTTTAAAGGCTGTATCACACAGTTGTATTTCTTCCTACATTTTGGAGGACTGGATGACTTCCTGCTAGCCGTGATGGCCTATGACAggtatgtggccatctgccaccccctgcactatatggtcatcatgaacccccgtctctgtggactgctggttctggTGTCATGGATCACAAGTGCCCTGCAGTCCTTGTTAGAAAGTTTAATAGTGTTGCAATTGTCCTTCTGTACAGACTTGGAAATCccccactttttctgtgaactcaaaGAGGTGGTCCAACTTGCCAGTTCTGACACCTTTCTTAATAACATGGTGATGTACTTTATAACTGTGCTACTGGGTGGTGTCCCCCTTGCTGGTATCATTTACTCTTACTCTAAAATAGTGTCCTCCATTCATGCAATCCCATCAGCTCAGGGGAAGTATAAGGCATTTTCTACGTGTGTGTCTCACCTCTTggttgtctccttattttatggaACAAGCATAGGAGTgtatctcagctctgctgctgcccAAAGCTCACACTCAAGTGCAGCAGCCTCAGTGATGTACACTgtggtcacacccatgctgaaccccttcatctacagtctcAGGAACAAGGACATAAAGAGGGCCCTGAAAAAATTCTTTGTGATGGCAGGTACAAAGGGGACAAGCATCTCGAGGTAA
- the LOC132234120 gene encoding olfactory receptor 7A17-like isoform X2 has product MRQGNDTLISEFLLLGLSEEPELQPLIFGLFLSMYLITVLGNLLIILAVSSDSHLHTPMYFFLSNLSLVDICFTSTTVPKMLWNIQTKSKAITFKGCITQLYFFLLFAGLDDFLLAVMAYDRYVAICHPLHYMVIMNPRLCGLLVLMSWIMAVLNSLAQSLIVLRLSFCTDLEIPHFFCELKEVVQLACSDTFLNNMVMYFITVLLAGGPLAGIIYSYSKIVSSIRAIPSAQGKYKAFSTCASHLLVVSLFYCTSIGMYLSSAAAHSSHSSAAASVMYTVVTPMLNPFIYSLRNKDIKRALKKFFVMAGTKGTSILR; this is encoded by the exons ATGAGGCAAGGA AATGATACTCtgatttcagaatttcttcttctgggaTTATCAGAGGAACCAGAACTgcagcccctcatatttgggcttttcctctccatgtacctgatcactgtgttgggaaacctgctcatcatcctggctgtcagctcagactcccacctccacacacccatgtacttcttcctctccaacctgtccttggtagacatctgtttcacctccaccaccgTCCCAAAGATGCTGTGGAACATCCAGACAAAAAGCAAAGCCATCACGTTTAAAGGCTGCATCACACAGTTGtattttttcttactctttgcAGGACTGGATGACTTCCTTCTAGCCGTGATGGCCTATGACAggtatgtggccatctgccaccccctgcatTATATGGTCATCATGAACCCCCGTctctgtggactgctggttctgATGTCCTGGATTATGGCTGTCCTGAATTCCTTGGCACAAAGTTTAATAGTGTTGCGATTGTCCTTCTGTACAGACTTGGAAATCccccactttttctgtgaacttaAAGAGGTCGTCCAGCTTGCCTGTTCCGACACCTTTCTTAATAACATGGTGATGTATTTTATAACTGTGCTACTGGCTGGTGGCCCCCTTGCTGGTATCATTTACTCTTACTCAAAGATAGTGTCCTCCATACGTGCAATCCCATCAGCTCAGGGTAAGTATAAAGCATTTTCTACGTGTGCATCTCACCTCTTggttgtctccttattttattgTACAAGCATAGGAATgtatctcagctctgctgctgcccacagctcacactcaagtgcagcagcctcagtgatgtacaccgtggtcacacccatgctgaaccccttcatctacagtctcAGGAACAAGGATATAAAGAGGGCCCTGAAAAAATTCTTTGTGATGGCAGGTACAAAGGGGACAAGCATCTTGAGGTAA